One stretch of Amycolatopsis sp. NBC_00345 DNA includes these proteins:
- a CDS encoding TetR/AcrR family transcriptional regulator produces the protein MDIVNGSAKDRLLLAAAQLLDNAHGHAVSTRAICERAHVQAPTLYHHFGSKQGLLDAVVNFGFTQYVESTDKTEPDADPVQQIRDGWDRHVSYGLHYPTFYVLLYGQIKPGEPCALTSSAEEMLLELLTPVARQGRLRTTPAEAARQIAAANSGVTLSLIAQPEEARDLAMSHQVRESVLAGLLTDEPAGKPSTVDALAVALSTALDSQAAALTSTEQSMLREWLGRLVH, from the coding sequence ATGGACATCGTGAACGGCAGCGCCAAGGACCGGCTACTGCTCGCCGCCGCCCAACTGCTCGACAACGCCCACGGTCACGCGGTGTCCACTCGCGCCATCTGCGAGCGAGCCCACGTCCAGGCACCGACGCTCTACCACCACTTCGGCAGCAAACAGGGCTTGCTCGACGCAGTGGTCAACTTCGGCTTCACCCAGTATGTGGAGAGCACCGACAAGACCGAGCCGGACGCGGATCCAGTCCAGCAGATCCGCGACGGCTGGGACCGTCACGTCAGCTACGGCCTGCACTACCCGACCTTCTACGTACTGCTCTACGGCCAGATCAAGCCCGGCGAACCGTGCGCTCTCACCTCCAGCGCGGAGGAGATGCTGCTCGAACTGCTCACGCCCGTCGCCCGCCAGGGCCGGCTGCGCACCACCCCGGCGGAGGCCGCGCGGCAGATCGCGGCGGCCAACTCCGGCGTCACGCTGAGCCTGATCGCCCAGCCCGAAGAGGCCCGCGACCTGGCGATGTCGCATCAGGTCCGCGAGTCCGTGCTGGCCGGGCTGCTCACCGACGAGCCCGCCGGGAAGCCGTCCACCGTCGACGCGCTCGCGGTCGCTTTGTCGACCGCGCTGGACTCGCAAGCCGCCGCGCTGACCTCCACCGAGCAGAGCATGCTGCGCGAATGGCTCGGTCGCCTCGTCCACTGA
- a CDS encoding LLM class F420-dependent oxidoreductase — protein sequence MTARLGRFGAWMSPATDDRTLRKTAVEAEKLGYGTVWFGIGSGTVEDLAFFEEVLAATETVTVATAIVNMWTNDAGKIAASYHRLAERYGDRFLLGVGVGHPESVAQYESPYAKMVGYLDRLDAEGVPKDGRILAALGDKSLKLAADRTLGAHPYLVTPAHTGHARKILGPDVVLAPEHKVVVEEDAAAARLIGRPFVEKPYLGLRNYVSNLRRLGYTEEDVAGGGTDRLIDDLALHGSPSTIANRLGEHLAEGADHVGVHVLGTDILTGYRKLAEVLF from the coding sequence GTGACAGCACGACTCGGCCGGTTCGGCGCTTGGATGAGCCCGGCGACCGACGACCGGACGCTCAGGAAAACGGCCGTCGAAGCGGAGAAACTGGGCTACGGCACCGTCTGGTTCGGCATCGGCAGCGGCACGGTCGAAGACCTCGCCTTCTTCGAGGAGGTGCTGGCGGCGACCGAAACCGTCACCGTCGCCACGGCGATCGTGAACATGTGGACCAACGACGCGGGCAAGATCGCCGCGTCCTACCACCGGCTGGCCGAGCGCTACGGCGACCGGTTCCTGCTGGGAGTCGGCGTCGGCCACCCGGAATCCGTGGCCCAGTACGAAAGTCCATACGCGAAGATGGTCGGCTACCTCGACCGGCTCGATGCCGAAGGCGTACCGAAGGACGGCCGAATCCTGGCCGCGCTGGGTGACAAGTCCTTGAAACTGGCCGCGGACCGCACGCTGGGCGCGCACCCGTACCTCGTGACCCCCGCGCACACGGGACATGCCCGCAAAATCTTGGGCCCGGACGTGGTCCTCGCACCCGAGCACAAGGTCGTGGTGGAGGAGGACGCGGCGGCCGCGCGGCTGATCGGGCGGCCGTTCGTGGAGAAGCCGTATCTGGGACTGCGCAACTACGTGAGCAATCTCCGCCGTCTCGGCTACACCGAGGAGGACGTCGCGGGCGGCGGCACCGACCGCCTGATCGACGACCTCGCGCTGCACGGCTCCCCCTCGACGATCGCGAACCGGCTCGGCGAGCACCTGGCCGAGGGCGCCGACCACGTGGGGGTCCACGTACTGGGCACGGACATCCTGACGGGGTACCGGAAACTGGCGGAGGTGCTGTTCTGA
- a CDS encoding helix-turn-helix transcriptional regulator, whose translation MTSSGRLALAASPLVTGALQALQRATGLPVAMGGPVSAGSRSLVIDQLRGTATRSLQHLRVDTGAGLGGKAVALRRPSTVVDYLNAQGITHKYDRAVAPEQLRAMVALPVRVGESTRAVLYAATRDSITFGDRILRAATAVVSRLERDIEVEEEVRRRIAAQADVPASEHRKRRFETLAGEHRELLAELLAIAGSMHDVEARARLLGVCERLHPAIGNGTGGGSGVNGDSDDVSDGGSGDSFDGNVSAGTDSTGINTHLKLSPRELDVLRLVNTGCTNDEISASLGLQPNTVKSYLKHAMRKLDASNRIQAVNRARAAGLLD comes from the coding sequence ATGACGTCATCGGGCCGACTCGCGCTGGCGGCCAGCCCCCTGGTCACCGGCGCGCTGCAGGCACTCCAACGCGCGACCGGGCTGCCCGTCGCGATGGGCGGTCCCGTGTCGGCGGGCTCACGCTCCCTGGTGATCGACCAGCTGCGCGGCACGGCCACGCGCTCGTTGCAGCACCTGCGAGTCGACACCGGCGCCGGGCTCGGCGGCAAAGCCGTGGCGCTGCGGCGGCCGTCCACGGTCGTCGACTACCTGAACGCGCAGGGCATCACGCACAAGTACGACCGCGCCGTGGCACCCGAACAGCTGCGGGCCATGGTCGCGCTGCCGGTGCGCGTCGGGGAGTCGACGCGCGCGGTGCTCTACGCCGCGACACGCGATTCGATCACGTTCGGCGATCGGATCCTGCGCGCCGCGACCGCGGTGGTGTCGAGGTTGGAGCGTGACATCGAGGTGGAGGAAGAGGTCCGGCGCCGCATCGCGGCCCAGGCTGACGTCCCCGCGAGCGAGCACCGGAAGCGGCGTTTCGAGACACTCGCCGGCGAGCACCGGGAGCTGCTCGCCGAACTGCTCGCAATCGCCGGTTCGATGCACGACGTCGAGGCCCGCGCCCGGCTGCTCGGAGTCTGCGAACGCCTGCACCCAGCCATCGGCAACGGCACCGGTGGCGGCAGCGGTGTCAACGGCGATAGCGACGACGTCAGCGATGGCGGCTCCGGCGACAGCTTCGACGGCAACGTCAGCGCCGGTACCGATAGCACCGGCATCAACACCCACCTAAAGCTTTCCCCACGAGAGCTCGACGTCCTGCGCCTCGTGAACACCGGCTGCACCAACGACGAAATCTCCGCGAGCCTGGGGCTGCAGCCCAACACCGTCAAGTCGTACCTCAAGCACGCGATGCGCAAGCTGGACGCCTCCAACCGGATCCAGGCGGTGAACCGGGCGCGCGCGGCCGGGCTGCTGGACTGA
- a CDS encoding AMP-binding protein, with protein sequence MFYDLGVRDFLDRAESVYPDRIAVVDEPGQPAASWGEVTYRELARRARAQAANLDALGVPVGGRVAIVSHNSARLLTSFFGVSGWGRVLVPVNFRLAAAEVRYIVEHSGAEVVMIDPELKPLLDSITAEHVYVLGEHDEQIFGGDGEPRPWAGDESATATLNYTSGTTARPKGVQLTHRNLWLNAAVFGLHTTLNDNDVLLHTLPMFHANGWGMPYAVTGLGGRHIVLRKVDGTEILRRIEEHGVTILCAAPAVVTAALDGAAKWEGEVPGRDRVRIVVAGAPPPTRTIERVRAELGWEFIQIYGLTETSPLLTVNRFRSEWADLGPHEQAKLLGRAGTPALGVRVSIDTDGEVLVQSNMNLDGYWENPDETARVQQGNWFHTGDGGSFTDGYLTIADRKKDVIITGGENVSSIEVEDALASHPAVREVAVIGIPDEKWGELVTALVVTDGSPVTAEDLITHCRGYLAGYKCPKRVEFLGELPRTATGKIQKFKLRKPFWDNQDRQVN encoded by the coding sequence GTGTTCTACGACCTCGGCGTCCGCGACTTCCTCGACCGCGCGGAGTCCGTCTACCCGGACCGGATCGCGGTGGTGGACGAGCCCGGCCAGCCCGCCGCGTCGTGGGGCGAGGTGACCTATCGGGAGCTGGCCCGCCGCGCTCGTGCGCAGGCCGCGAACCTCGACGCGCTCGGGGTGCCGGTGGGCGGGCGCGTCGCGATCGTTTCGCACAACTCCGCGCGGCTGCTGACGTCGTTCTTCGGCGTCTCCGGGTGGGGGCGGGTGCTGGTGCCGGTGAACTTCCGGCTCGCCGCGGCGGAGGTGCGCTACATCGTCGAGCACTCCGGCGCCGAGGTCGTCATGATCGACCCGGAGCTCAAGCCGCTGCTGGACAGCATCACCGCGGAGCACGTGTACGTGCTGGGTGAGCACGACGAGCAGATCTTCGGCGGTGACGGAGAACCGCGGCCGTGGGCAGGCGACGAGTCGGCCACGGCCACGCTGAACTACACCTCCGGCACCACCGCGCGGCCCAAGGGCGTGCAGCTCACGCACCGCAACCTCTGGCTGAACGCCGCCGTCTTCGGGCTGCACACCACCTTGAACGACAACGACGTGCTGCTGCACACCCTCCCGATGTTCCACGCGAACGGCTGGGGCATGCCCTACGCCGTCACCGGCCTCGGCGGGCGGCACATCGTGCTGCGGAAGGTGGACGGCACGGAGATCCTCCGGCGCATCGAGGAGCACGGCGTCACGATCCTGTGTGCCGCGCCCGCGGTCGTCACCGCCGCCCTCGACGGCGCGGCGAAGTGGGAGGGCGAGGTGCCGGGCCGCGACCGCGTGCGGATCGTGGTGGCCGGCGCGCCGCCGCCGACCCGCACCATCGAGCGGGTACGGGCGGAGCTGGGCTGGGAGTTCATCCAGATCTACGGCCTCACCGAGACTTCGCCGCTGCTCACGGTCAACCGGTTCCGCAGCGAGTGGGCGGACCTCGGCCCGCACGAGCAGGCGAAGCTGCTCGGCCGCGCCGGCACGCCCGCGCTCGGCGTCCGGGTGTCGATCGACACCGACGGCGAGGTGCTGGTCCAGTCGAACATGAACCTCGACGGTTACTGGGAAAACCCGGACGAGACGGCCCGCGTCCAGCAGGGCAACTGGTTCCACACCGGCGACGGCGGCTCGTTCACCGACGGGTACCTCACCATCGCCGACCGCAAGAAGGACGTGATCATCACCGGCGGCGAGAACGTCTCGTCCATCGAGGTGGAGGACGCGCTCGCCTCCCACCCGGCCGTCCGCGAGGTCGCGGTGATCGGCATCCCGGACGAGAAATGGGGCGAACTCGTCACGGCGCTCGTGGTCACCGACGGCTCCCCCGTCACGGCCGAGGACCTGATCACCCACTGCCGCGGCTACCTGGCCGGCTACAAGTGCCCGAAACGCGTGGAGTTCCTCGGCGAGCTGCCCCGCACGGCGACCGGGAAGATCCAGAAGTTCAAGCTGCGCAAGCCTTTCTGGGACAACCAGGACCGGCAGGTGAATTAG
- a CDS encoding dihydrofolate reductase family protein, producing MRKIVSTLFISLDGVVEAPDQWSLSYWNEELEHAVGGGMADADTMLLGRVTYEGFAESWPGRTAADDPGAEFMNNVRKYVASTTLTSVEWQNSTLLEGDLAAALAGLKAGEGGDIMTSGSTTLVRWLLAEGLVDELTLLQYPVVVGCGRRLFPVEGPSFAFELARSKAFGNGVVQLVYRPAEDL from the coding sequence ATGCGCAAGATCGTGTCCACTTTGTTCATCTCGCTCGACGGGGTGGTCGAGGCGCCGGACCAGTGGTCGCTGTCCTATTGGAACGAGGAACTCGAGCACGCCGTCGGCGGCGGCATGGCGGACGCGGACACGATGCTGCTCGGCCGGGTCACCTACGAGGGCTTCGCGGAATCGTGGCCGGGCCGCACCGCGGCGGACGACCCGGGCGCGGAGTTCATGAACAACGTCCGCAAGTACGTCGCGTCGACCACGCTGACGAGCGTCGAATGGCAGAACTCGACGCTGCTGGAGGGCGACCTCGCCGCGGCGCTCGCCGGGCTGAAGGCGGGCGAGGGCGGCGACATCATGACCAGCGGCAGCACCACGCTCGTGCGCTGGCTGCTGGCCGAGGGCCTGGTCGACGAGCTGACGCTGCTGCAGTACCCCGTGGTCGTCGGCTGCGGGCGGCGCCTGTTCCCGGTCGAGGGGCCGTCGTTCGCGTTCGAACTGGCCCGGTCGAAGGCCTTCGGCAACGGGGTTGTGCAGCTCGTCTACCGTCCGGCCGAGGACCTCTGA
- a CDS encoding LLM class flavin-dependent oxidoreductase has product MRTATTVEASAGWADTLAFVLEAEKLGLDVCWVAEAWGSDAPSVLGYLAGRTERLQLGSGIIQLGTRTPVAIAQTALTLADLSGGRFSLGLGPSGPQVIEGLHGVPFAKPLTRMRETVEIIRQAFAGEKISFSGNAFEIPLPGEARPMRLSSKPNEDIPIYLATLSPKLLELTGEIADGWLGTSFVPEGASAYFGPIDAGLAKSGRVRKDLDVCQGAEVAFAANDHELRTMVGSRKKELAFSLGGMGSASTNFYNDAYSRQGWAEVAAEVRERWQAGDRDGATALVTDEMVLGTTLIGTEDMVRERLRVWRDAGVDTVRLYPSGETLDAKLTTLGRALDLVRQVG; this is encoded by the coding sequence ATGCGGACGGCGACCACGGTCGAGGCGTCCGCCGGCTGGGCGGACACGCTGGCTTTTGTGCTGGAGGCCGAAAAACTGGGCCTCGACGTGTGCTGGGTCGCCGAGGCGTGGGGTTCCGACGCGCCGTCCGTCCTCGGTTACCTCGCCGGGCGCACCGAGCGTCTGCAGCTCGGCTCCGGGATCATCCAGCTCGGCACGCGCACGCCCGTCGCGATCGCGCAGACCGCGCTGACCCTGGCCGACCTGTCCGGCGGCCGGTTCTCGCTCGGCCTCGGCCCGTCCGGTCCGCAGGTGATCGAAGGCCTGCACGGCGTGCCGTTCGCGAAGCCGTTGACGCGGATGCGCGAGACCGTCGAGATCATCCGGCAGGCCTTCGCCGGCGAGAAGATCTCCTTCTCCGGCAACGCTTTTGAGATCCCGTTGCCGGGCGAGGCACGGCCGATGCGGTTGTCGTCGAAGCCGAACGAGGACATCCCGATCTATCTGGCCACGCTCTCGCCGAAGCTGCTGGAGCTGACTGGTGAGATCGCCGACGGCTGGCTCGGCACCAGCTTCGTGCCCGAGGGCGCGAGTGCCTACTTCGGCCCCATCGACGCCGGGCTCGCGAAATCCGGGCGCGTGCGTAAGGACCTGGACGTCTGCCAGGGCGCCGAAGTCGCGTTCGCCGCTAATGACCACGAGCTGCGCACGATGGTGGGCAGCCGTAAGAAGGAGCTGGCCTTCTCCCTCGGCGGCATGGGTTCCGCCAGCACGAACTTCTACAACGACGCGTACAGCCGCCAGGGCTGGGCCGAGGTCGCGGCCGAGGTTCGCGAGCGCTGGCAGGCCGGTGACCGCGACGGCGCCACCGCGCTCGTCACGGACGAGATGGTGCTGGGCACCACGCTGATCGGCACCGAGGACATGGTCCGCGAGCGGCTGCGGGTGTGGCGCGACGCCGGCGTCGACACCGTCCGCCTGTACCCGTCGGGCGAGACGCTCGACGCGAAGCTCACCACTCTCGGCCGGGCACTCGACCTCGTGAGGCAGGTCGGCTGA
- a CDS encoding SRPBCC family protein — MEWTGARYADNPTVEATTWINGDPERVWQVVADVRLMPSMSQELQSVEWCDGVTGPALGNAFVGSNKHDALGEWQTKSFVIECEEPRVFAWAVTDRENPTATWRFTLDPENGGTRLTQWVRMGPARSGISLAIDRMPDKEQKIIFVRMREFENALTATVAAIKDRVEAEK, encoded by the coding sequence ATGGAGTGGACCGGCGCGCGGTACGCGGACAACCCCACGGTCGAGGCCACGACGTGGATCAACGGCGACCCCGAACGCGTGTGGCAGGTCGTGGCCGACGTCCGGCTGATGCCCTCGATGAGCCAGGAGCTGCAGTCCGTCGAGTGGTGCGACGGCGTCACCGGCCCGGCGCTGGGCAACGCGTTCGTCGGCAGCAACAAGCACGACGCGCTCGGCGAGTGGCAGACGAAGTCGTTTGTCATCGAGTGCGAGGAGCCGCGGGTTTTCGCTTGGGCCGTCACGGATCGCGAGAATCCGACGGCCACCTGGCGGTTCACGCTGGATCCCGAGAACGGCGGCACCCGGCTCACGCAGTGGGTGCGGATGGGCCCGGCCCGGTCCGGCATCTCCCTCGCCATCGACCGGATGCCGGACAAGGAGCAGAAGATCATCTTCGTCCGCATGCGCGAGTTCGAGAACGCGCTGACCGCGACCGTTGCCGCTATCAAGGACCGCGTCGAGGCCGAGAAGTGA
- a CDS encoding winged helix-turn-helix transcriptional regulator → MKRTSFAQWPCSIARTMDLLGDWWTPLVLRDAFYGVTRFDEFQQALGIARNTLADRLRRLVEEGLIEKRPYQAEPVRYDYVLTEKGADFWSVLAAMTAWGDRWLATEAGPPITMQHKACGHETHAEVVCAECGERLTAEDTRMRRGPGFPERIAHRPDVEARFARQEA, encoded by the coding sequence ATGAAACGGACTTCCTTCGCGCAGTGGCCGTGTTCCATCGCGAGGACCATGGACCTGCTCGGGGACTGGTGGACGCCGCTGGTGCTGCGGGACGCGTTCTACGGCGTCACGCGCTTCGACGAGTTCCAGCAGGCGCTCGGCATCGCGCGCAACACCCTCGCCGACCGGCTCCGCCGGCTGGTCGAGGAGGGCCTCATTGAGAAGCGGCCGTACCAGGCCGAACCGGTGCGTTACGACTACGTGCTGACCGAGAAGGGCGCCGACTTCTGGAGTGTGCTCGCCGCGATGACGGCGTGGGGCGACCGCTGGCTCGCCACCGAGGCCGGACCGCCGATCACCATGCAGCACAAGGCATGTGGGCACGAGACCCACGCCGAAGTGGTGTGCGCGGAATGCGGCGAACGGCTCACGGCGGAGGACACGCGGATGCGCCGCGGCCCCGGCTTCCCGGAGCGGATCGCGCACCGGCCCGACGTCGAGGCGCGGTTCGCCCGGCAGGAGGCCTAG
- a CDS encoding cupin domain-containing protein: MSENPINLQSVLDGFDAVWSPRIVAAVNDYDIRLARFAGEHVWHVHEDTDEFFLVLDGEIEIGLREPAGERVVTVTRGSIFVVPRGTFHKPSSKAGAAVLLVEPTGTLSVGDEHDEVPDYVDVTVGHRL; the protein is encoded by the coding sequence ATGAGCGAAAACCCCATCAACCTGCAGTCCGTGCTCGACGGCTTCGACGCCGTGTGGAGCCCGCGCATCGTCGCCGCTGTCAACGATTACGACATCCGCCTGGCGCGCTTCGCCGGCGAGCACGTGTGGCACGTCCACGAGGACACCGACGAGTTCTTCCTGGTCCTCGACGGCGAAATCGAGATCGGCCTGCGCGAGCCCGCGGGCGAGCGCGTGGTCACCGTCACCCGTGGCTCGATCTTCGTGGTCCCGCGCGGCACGTTCCACAAGCCGTCGTCGAAGGCGGGCGCGGCCGTGCTGCTGGTGGAGCCGACGGGCACGCTCTCGGTGGGCGACGAACACGACGAGGTGCCCGACTACGTGGACGTGACCGTCGGTCATCGCCTTTGA